Proteins from a genomic interval of Symmachiella macrocystis:
- a CDS encoding UbiD family decarboxylase produces MPYDHLADFLSDLHDSGELIRVAAEVDPVLEIAAITDRITQSADGGPALLFENVKQTALPVAVNLLGSEKRMCRALGVADVEEVAHRVAGLISPALPDGWLEKLKLLPQFSQLTNLPPKTVATAISQQVVKVGRDIDLGELPQLHCRPKETAPFITRGQIHTVDPVTGTRHVGNVPLEIRGATSALVHWTPHDVGFQNFRKTCQLGKQTPVAVSLGGDPLLDFVCTLPLPADSDPLVFGGFLRDKNIEVVACRSVELQAPAHAEIVLEGYIDALHELQPGSEFGSRTGYYAPRMPRPLLQLTALTHRANPVFPTTVFGQPPREEFWMNRTVQRIFRPLIKLFLPEIEDFHLPRSGAGRNICFVSINKTYPQQARKVMNGIWSLNQLMYSKLVVVVDAGVDLLNEEQVWFQVGANLDPARDVLQTSGPADYLDHANAIAGTGAKIGLDATTKFPEETQSRPWPAQLDMPQEIVDLIERRWPDYKIGQIPSREDKKPPHNG; encoded by the coding sequence ATGCCGTACGATCATCTCGCTGATTTTTTGTCCGACCTCCACGATTCCGGCGAGTTGATCCGCGTGGCGGCTGAGGTCGATCCCGTTTTGGAAATCGCCGCAATCACCGACCGCATCACACAGTCCGCAGACGGGGGGCCGGCACTCCTCTTCGAAAACGTCAAACAGACCGCGCTACCGGTAGCAGTCAATCTATTGGGCAGCGAAAAACGGATGTGCCGCGCTTTGGGGGTTGCCGATGTCGAAGAGGTGGCTCACCGCGTCGCCGGCTTAATCAGTCCCGCACTTCCCGACGGTTGGTTGGAGAAACTCAAGCTGTTGCCTCAATTTTCGCAGTTGACGAATCTGCCACCCAAAACAGTTGCCACAGCGATCAGCCAACAGGTCGTTAAAGTCGGCCGCGACATCGATCTGGGAGAGTTACCGCAACTCCATTGCCGTCCCAAAGAGACTGCGCCGTTTATTACCCGCGGCCAGATTCATACTGTCGATCCGGTGACCGGGACGCGACATGTCGGCAACGTGCCGTTGGAGATCCGCGGAGCGACCTCGGCGCTGGTGCATTGGACACCACACGACGTCGGGTTTCAAAATTTTCGAAAAACCTGCCAGCTTGGCAAGCAGACCCCCGTGGCGGTATCGCTGGGAGGCGACCCACTGCTAGATTTCGTCTGCACGCTGCCGCTGCCGGCCGATAGCGACCCGTTGGTCTTCGGCGGATTTTTGCGAGATAAAAACATCGAAGTCGTCGCCTGCCGTAGTGTGGAATTGCAGGCGCCCGCACATGCGGAAATCGTCCTGGAAGGCTACATCGATGCCCTGCACGAACTGCAACCGGGGAGCGAGTTTGGCAGTCGAACAGGGTATTATGCACCCCGCATGCCGCGACCACTGTTACAACTCACCGCGCTCACGCATCGCGCCAATCCGGTCTTCCCCACGACGGTGTTCGGTCAACCACCGCGTGAAGAGTTTTGGATGAACCGCACAGTCCAGCGAATTTTTCGGCCGTTGATCAAATTGTTCTTGCCCGAGATCGAAGATTTCCACCTACCCCGCAGCGGAGCAGGGCGGAACATCTGTTTTGTTTCGATCAACAAAACCTACCCGCAACAGGCTCGCAAAGTGATGAACGGCATCTGGAGCCTGAACCAATTGATGTACAGCAAGCTGGTGGTGGTGGTCGATGCGGGTGTCGATTTGCTCAACGAGGAGCAAGTCTGGTTTCAAGTCGGCGCGAACCTAGATCCCGCGCGAGACGTCTTACAGACCAGCGGCCCAGCCGACTACCTGGACCATGCCAATGCAATTGCCGGAACCGGGGCCAAGATCGGCCTGGATGCGACCACGAAATTCCCAGAAGAGACCCAATCACGCCCCTGGCCGGCGCAATTGGACATGCCGCAGGAGATTGTCGACCTCATCGAACGCCGCTGGCCGGACTACAAAATCGGCCAGATTCCCTCGCGAGAAGACAAAAAACCGCCACATAACGGCTAA
- a CDS encoding RNA polymerase sigma factor — translation MPEPETVTNNDDRLMIEIQAGNSCAFEELVVCYQAPLIGFFFRNTRDRQMSEDLTQETLLRVYNQSWDYLPMGRFRGWMYRIARNLMIDSIRRQSHDALIRAVQSRDEDDNALARLVGEVVSPEDQTHVKELAQIVDNLLQQLPELQRTTFVMHHYAGLTLSEVADATETTTSTAKSRLRLAREKLQEKLLSRGVRGPAEDY, via the coding sequence GTGCCGGAACCGGAAACAGTCACCAATAACGACGATCGCCTGATGATCGAAATTCAGGCCGGGAATTCCTGCGCCTTTGAAGAGTTGGTCGTCTGTTACCAAGCACCGCTGATTGGGTTTTTCTTCCGAAATACGCGCGACCGACAAATGTCGGAGGATTTGACGCAAGAAACGCTACTGCGAGTCTACAATCAATCGTGGGATTACCTCCCCATGGGACGGTTTCGCGGGTGGATGTATCGAATCGCCCGCAACCTGATGATTGACAGCATTCGCCGCCAGTCACACGACGCACTGATTCGCGCAGTGCAATCTCGCGACGAAGACGACAACGCTCTTGCGCGGCTGGTAGGCGAGGTCGTTTCTCCTGAAGATCAAACACACGTGAAGGAACTGGCGCAAATCGTCGATAATTTGCTGCAACAATTGCCCGAGCTGCAGCGAACGACCTTTGTGATGCATCACTACGCTGGTTTGACGCTCTCGGAAGTGGCCGATGCCACAGAGACGACGACTTCGACCGCCAAAAGCCGCTTGCGTTTGGCGCGTGAAAAACTCCAAGAAAAATTACTCTCCCGCGGCGTGCGCGGGCCGGCCGAAGACTATTGA
- a CDS encoding lactate racemase domain-containing protein — protein MSISLHYGQRRVYECDCDPSQLQAQLALPHPTADFGADLKTAFEQPLDFPPLSQCVVPGDKVVLAVDHHTPRAAEIVDAVCEILIASGIEPGDVTILQPASTGNGLLIDPRSQLVDSIQAQIEWEIHDPADENQNAYVATTAGGQRIYLSRNLVEADFVLSIGQITFDPVMGYRGTNSVFYPGLSSADAFGRAQGQGHSELGPDEERPFRQLVDEVAWLLGTQVSVQVIAAGRGEVLTVLSGANESVLRRGISLLGDHWRLQVDERAEVVVAAVSADAGGHSWEQFGTAVANARRLVTRGGRIVILSELSAEPGDGMQLIRGSDEPRDAIQPLCDLSPPDLIPALQLADALDWAEVHLLSHVRDSIVSELHMQPLASESAVDAIVAEAGSCIFLDGAQHAYGNVRS, from the coding sequence GTGTCCATTTCACTGCATTACGGCCAACGCCGCGTTTATGAATGCGATTGCGATCCCTCGCAACTCCAGGCGCAACTAGCGCTTCCGCATCCCACGGCGGATTTTGGTGCGGATCTCAAGACGGCTTTCGAGCAGCCGCTCGATTTTCCTCCGCTGTCACAGTGCGTCGTGCCCGGTGACAAAGTGGTACTCGCCGTCGACCATCACACACCGCGGGCAGCGGAGATTGTCGACGCTGTTTGCGAGATCCTCATCGCCAGCGGCATCGAACCGGGTGATGTGACGATTTTGCAACCCGCGTCGACCGGCAATGGTTTATTGATCGATCCCCGCAGCCAGTTGGTCGATTCGATCCAAGCGCAAATCGAATGGGAAATCCACGACCCGGCTGATGAAAACCAAAACGCATATGTCGCAACGACGGCGGGAGGCCAGCGGATTTATCTTTCCCGCAATTTGGTCGAAGCCGATTTTGTGCTGAGCATCGGTCAAATCACCTTCGATCCGGTCATGGGATACCGCGGAACCAATAGCGTGTTTTATCCAGGTCTCTCCTCAGCCGATGCATTTGGCCGCGCGCAGGGACAAGGACACAGTGAACTCGGTCCCGATGAAGAACGTCCCTTTCGGCAACTCGTCGACGAAGTCGCTTGGTTGCTTGGCACGCAGGTGAGCGTGCAGGTGATCGCCGCCGGGCGTGGCGAAGTGTTGACTGTGTTGAGCGGAGCCAACGAGTCGGTTTTACGACGCGGCATTTCTTTGTTGGGTGATCATTGGCGACTGCAAGTCGATGAACGTGCCGAGGTCGTCGTGGCGGCCGTTAGTGCGGATGCGGGTGGGCACAGCTGGGAACAATTTGGGACGGCAGTGGCGAATGCCCGACGGCTGGTTACGCGGGGCGGCCGGATTGTGATCCTTTCGGAATTGTCCGCCGAGCCGGGCGATGGCATGCAGCTGATCCGTGGCAGCGACGAACCTCGCGATGCGATTCAACCGCTCTGTGATCTGTCCCCACCGGACCTCATTCCGGCCCTGCAATTGGCCGATGCTCTCGACTGGGCGGAGGTGCATTTGTTGAGTCATGTCCGCGACAGCATCGTCTCGGAATTGCATATGCAGCCGTTAGCCAGTGAGAGTGCTGTTGATGCGATCGTTGCCGAGGCGGGATCCTGTATTTTCCTGGATGGGGCGCAACACGCGTATGGGAACGTGCGGTCTTAA
- a CDS encoding PspA/IM30 family protein — MTYFSRLSDIVTCNLNELLDREADPHAAILSILREMEAGVAGANRSVATATSNQQRIQSEIDEHRRHIAHWQDKAREELSAGHEEAARRALMRKREVEDLIAGLLQQHTAAVSTSEQLETTRRALEARLAEARRLQEQILSQSNASSANDTVDNLLDDTQVLGTEADDDVSADAPTGRDPAIEDELAALRRELEQKD, encoded by the coding sequence ATGACCTATTTCAGCCGGCTCAGTGACATAGTCACCTGTAATTTGAATGAATTGCTTGATCGGGAGGCCGACCCACATGCGGCCATCTTGAGTATCCTCCGCGAAATGGAAGCGGGTGTCGCCGGCGCTAATCGTAGCGTCGCGACCGCGACCTCGAATCAACAGCGGATTCAATCCGAAATCGACGAACACCGCCGACACATCGCACATTGGCAGGACAAAGCCCGCGAGGAACTGTCAGCCGGTCACGAGGAAGCTGCACGGCGAGCGTTGATGCGAAAACGGGAAGTCGAAGACTTGATTGCCGGACTGCTGCAACAACACACAGCCGCCGTCTCCACCAGCGAGCAATTGGAAACCACCCGCCGCGCCCTAGAAGCACGACTTGCGGAAGCGCGGCGGCTGCAAGAACAAATTCTCAGCCAATCCAACGCATCCTCCGCCAACGACACCGTCGACAATCTGCTGGACGACACCCAAGTCCTCGGCACAGAGGCGGACGACGATGTTTCTGCCGATGCTCCCACCGGACGTGATCCCGCCATCGAAGACGAACTCGCCGCTCTGCGCCGCGAGTTAGAACAGAAGGATTAG
- a CDS encoding right-handed parallel beta-helix repeat-containing protein, translated as MQIRSLLLTAATISLIFSGTITNAFAGDGADKKAIEEVASGKRTTANAAWWGFDAEDATDTLQAAIDSGAKKVIVPYVGQPWIVRPIQLHGNLELVFQPGVLVLAKGGEFRGGGDSLIRAEDVSDITIRGYGATLRMRKKDYQQPPYEKAEWRMGLRIVGCQRVDISGLRVESSGGDGIYIGSSGKNRWCTDITIRDCVCHDNHRQGISVISAENLLVENCILSGTDGTAPEAGIDLEPDSPDERLMNCVVRNCVMEDNSGHGILVYLKPLSAESEPVSVRFENCLTRMGKPGMAADDFTDPQMRGWAGMAVGTARDDGPQGLIEFINCTSENTGKEGAKIFDKSAKSVKVRFVDCNWRNSWVARHQDYGGPRPAVFFHLRRPEIVTAPGGVEFVNCHLYYDAIGPALDYVDDHGGHDLQDVTGKITLHRQHKVPNQLGDAANHVNLQLIEVEK; from the coding sequence GTGCAAATTCGCTCATTGCTGCTGACGGCCGCTACCATTTCACTAATCTTTTCCGGTACGATCACGAACGCCTTTGCGGGCGACGGTGCTGATAAGAAGGCGATTGAAGAAGTGGCCTCCGGGAAACGGACAACTGCCAATGCCGCTTGGTGGGGTTTCGATGCTGAAGATGCCACCGATACGTTGCAAGCTGCGATTGATTCGGGCGCCAAAAAAGTGATTGTCCCCTACGTGGGGCAACCCTGGATTGTGCGGCCGATTCAGTTGCATGGAAATCTGGAGCTGGTCTTTCAGCCCGGCGTGTTGGTGTTGGCTAAAGGCGGGGAATTCCGCGGCGGCGGAGACTCGTTAATCCGCGCTGAAGACGTATCGGACATCACCATTCGTGGGTACGGCGCGACGCTCCGCATGCGCAAAAAGGATTACCAACAGCCTCCCTATGAAAAAGCGGAATGGCGAATGGGCTTGCGTATTGTCGGCTGTCAGCGGGTCGATATTTCGGGACTGCGTGTTGAAAGTTCTGGCGGCGACGGAATTTATATCGGTTCCAGCGGCAAAAACCGTTGGTGCACCGACATCACGATTCGTGATTGCGTCTGCCACGACAACCACCGTCAAGGAATTAGCGTGATTAGCGCGGAAAACCTGTTGGTTGAAAATTGCATTCTCTCAGGGACAGACGGGACCGCTCCGGAAGCGGGGATCGATCTCGAACCGGATAGTCCGGATGAGCGGTTGATGAATTGCGTGGTTCGTAATTGCGTGATGGAAGACAACTCGGGGCACGGGATTTTGGTGTATCTCAAACCGCTGTCTGCGGAGTCGGAACCGGTCTCGGTGCGGTTTGAAAACTGTCTCACGCGGATGGGCAAACCGGGCATGGCAGCGGATGATTTCACCGATCCCCAGATGCGCGGTTGGGCCGGCATGGCGGTCGGGACCGCGCGGGATGACGGGCCGCAAGGTCTGATCGAATTTATCAACTGCACCTCAGAAAATACCGGCAAGGAGGGGGCGAAGATCTTTGACAAATCAGCCAAGAGCGTGAAAGTCCGGTTTGTGGATTGTAACTGGCGAAACTCTTGGGTCGCACGGCACCAGGATTATGGTGGACCGCGGCCTGCCGTCTTCTTTCACCTACGGCGGCCCGAAATTGTCACCGCACCGGGTGGGGTCGAATTCGTCAACTGTCATCTGTACTACGACGCAATTGGCCCGGCTTTGGATTATGTCGATGATCATGGCGGGCATGATTTGCAGGACGTCACCGGAAAGATCACACTGCACCGGCAACACAAAGTCCCCAACCAACTGGGGGACGCGGCGAATCATGTTAATCTGCAGTTGATTGAAGTTGAAAAATAG
- the fhcD gene encoding formylmethanofuran--tetrahydromethanopterin N-formyltransferase: MTTTAELTLNGVSIVDTFAEAFPTMAARVIVTAANAHWADVAGTVMTGYATSVIACDAEAAVERLLSADETPDGRPGVSVLVFAFNRDALAKAVVGRVGQCVLTCPTTACYNGLLDTPTDKQFSVGGQLRFFGDSFQQSKKIGTQRLWRIPVMDGEFVCEDRFGSLKGVAGGNLIIAGRSPQAALSASEAAVTAIREIPNVILPFPGGIVRSGSKVGSRYKKLNASTNDAYCPTLRGMTDLAIPETVEAVYEIVIDGLAADDVQAAMQAGLHAACSVEEIELVTAGNYGGKLGPHHFYLKDLL, translated from the coding sequence ATGACGACAACCGCTGAGCTAACTTTGAATGGCGTTTCCATTGTGGATACGTTTGCTGAGGCGTTTCCGACGATGGCGGCGCGGGTGATTGTGACGGCTGCCAATGCCCATTGGGCTGATGTGGCCGGGACGGTGATGACCGGTTATGCGACCAGCGTGATTGCCTGCGACGCCGAGGCTGCCGTCGAGCGTCTGCTGTCGGCTGATGAAACGCCCGATGGGCGGCCGGGGGTGAGCGTGTTGGTTTTTGCCTTCAATCGCGATGCCTTGGCAAAGGCCGTTGTCGGACGCGTCGGGCAATGCGTGCTGACGTGTCCGACGACCGCTTGTTACAACGGACTGTTGGATACGCCAACGGACAAACAGTTCTCCGTCGGCGGGCAATTGCGGTTTTTCGGTGACTCGTTTCAACAATCCAAAAAAATTGGCACGCAACGACTTTGGCGGATCCCGGTGATGGATGGCGAATTCGTTTGCGAGGATCGTTTCGGGTCCCTCAAGGGGGTCGCGGGCGGCAATCTCATTATCGCGGGACGTTCTCCCCAAGCCGCCTTATCCGCATCAGAAGCGGCGGTGACTGCGATTCGTGAGATTCCCAACGTGATCCTGCCGTTTCCTGGAGGGATTGTCCGCAGCGGCAGTAAGGTTGGTTCGCGATACAAAAAACTCAACGCCAGCACGAACGATGCTTATTGCCCGACACTACGAGGCATGACCGACCTGGCGATTCCCGAAACCGTGGAGGCAGTCTATGAAATCGTCATCGACGGCTTGGCTGCCGACGATGTTCAGGCAGCCATGCAAGCGGGCTTGCACGCTGCTTGCAGTGTGGAGGAGATCGAATTGGTAACGGCTGGAAATTACGGTGGCAAGCTTGGCCCGCACCATTTTTACCTCAAGGATCTCCTGTAG
- a CDS encoding OmpP1/FadL family transporter translates to MHRNLQALIVLTISVCTIAINAQNAQAQAFGVELHNTMMPVSGAMGGASLARPQDVQSAINGNPATVARLTGTTFGFSGSWVESTFNISNNPPAGSLFSQLVGPFEAKSVGQGSLLGNIAVAQDLRPLGVPGTLGVGLISSAGVGSSFRQVPESNGTSAFLAFLDVNVAAGVDVTEELSVGAKLQLGNGTLDGPFVGLTGAAYDYALRGSVGVDYDIAPATTVGFYYQTKQSYNFDDAAILDVPLRDPIISDIFVDLPNNYGLGIADESLMNGRLLLAADVLFKQWSDTDLFGAVYDDQWVFQFGSQYSVNDRVKLRLGYVYAQNATRTQVGNSAGGVTPPGGQAAIRYVQAQFPAFNRHRLTGGFGIKDLLPNVDMDFFAGGMFRDTETFGDFTSDELATYWVGTGLTWHFGGGCSNQTCDACALVAH, encoded by the coding sequence ATGCACCGCAATCTGCAAGCGTTAATCGTGCTGACAATTTCAGTTTGCACAATCGCAATCAATGCTCAAAATGCGCAAGCGCAAGCCTTCGGCGTCGAGTTACACAACACAATGATGCCCGTGTCCGGCGCGATGGGTGGAGCGAGTTTGGCACGGCCGCAGGATGTGCAGTCGGCGATCAACGGCAATCCTGCCACGGTCGCACGGTTGACCGGAACCACATTCGGGTTCAGCGGATCATGGGTCGAGTCGACCTTTAACATCTCGAACAATCCGCCAGCGGGGAGTCTATTTTCCCAACTCGTGGGGCCTTTTGAGGCAAAGTCCGTAGGCCAAGGGTCGCTGTTGGGGAACATCGCCGTCGCGCAAGATCTGCGTCCTCTGGGTGTTCCCGGCACGCTAGGTGTGGGGCTGATCAGCTCCGCTGGGGTCGGTAGCAGCTTTCGCCAAGTCCCCGAAAGCAACGGCACCTCAGCCTTTCTCGCCTTTCTGGATGTCAACGTGGCGGCCGGCGTTGACGTGACTGAAGAATTGTCGGTTGGTGCTAAGCTGCAACTCGGCAATGGAACTTTGGACGGCCCGTTCGTGGGGCTGACTGGAGCTGCCTATGACTATGCATTACGGGGGTCGGTCGGTGTCGACTACGACATTGCGCCAGCGACGACGGTCGGCTTTTACTATCAAACGAAACAAAGCTACAACTTCGACGACGCGGCGATTCTCGATGTGCCCCTGCGTGATCCCATCATTTCTGACATTTTTGTCGATCTGCCGAACAACTACGGGCTTGGCATCGCTGATGAATCTCTGATGAACGGGCGGTTGCTGCTGGCAGCCGACGTCCTGTTCAAGCAATGGTCCGATACGGATTTATTCGGGGCGGTTTACGACGACCAGTGGGTTTTCCAATTCGGCAGCCAATATTCGGTGAACGACCGCGTCAAACTGCGACTGGGTTATGTTTACGCTCAAAACGCCACACGAACGCAAGTTGGGAATTCAGCTGGAGGCGTGACGCCTCCCGGTGGTCAAGCCGCCATCCGCTACGTGCAGGCGCAGTTCCCGGCGTTCAACCGTCATCGTCTCACAGGTGGATTTGGGATTAAGGACTTGCTTCCCAACGTCGATATGGACTTCTTCGCCGGCGGCATGTTTCGCGACACGGAGACCTTTGGGGATTTCACCTCAGACGAACTGGCCACGTACTGGGTCGGCACGGGCCTGACATGGCACTTC